In Dendropsophus ebraccatus isolate aDenEbr1 chromosome 13, aDenEbr1.pat, whole genome shotgun sequence, the sequence TGGGAGATGTATTCTTGTCACAGGTTTGGGAACACTGGTTTAGATGAGCGTCTGGAATGCACTTGATATGAAAGCAGAGTCATTTACCCCAGTGACTTaaattgtctctttttttttttggttttctatttttttttttttgttcaggaaGATGGAAGCTGCAATTTTTagtttataatatattttttttaattaaaaaatgtttgCACTTAAAAATAGTTAAATGCAAGTTGAGAAAACTTTACTTtgggtgtaaaaaaaattatattaaaaagaggaaaaaaaacttttcccaggAGAAAAAGGAAACTGTTGTGAAGATAAAATATCCTTTGTATCTATTAAACCTTTATTTTAATATTGTGGTTTCTAATGCCTCTGTATAATATGTATAAATAATGTAATGGAGtggtgggctgctggggttttgATCATTACACTAGTCATTTTCATTATATGAAAATAGTGATTTCTAATTAAAAGATACATATTAATATTAAAAGTTTTTGCATATGCCTTCTGTTTTATTGGTCAGCTGCTATTTCACTATGCTCCCAGCTCTAATAAATGTATTTGCCATTGCAGTAAGACGCAGGTTTCCGGATGGCGACCCTTTCTTACATTGTCAAATTCATAAGGAAAGTGAAAACCAGACAGGGCCGTTAACTTGTTCTGTGCAACCTACTGCCCTCCCAGCTGCAATTCTACAAAACTACAATGcgcgtcatgcctggacagccaaaactgttgggaattgtagttgtgcaacagctggaaggctgtagGTTGGATATTTTAAGTTGCTTCTATATTTTGACTATTTATTTTTGGGGCGTTGGGAAAGCTTTTTCTCTATTAGGGTAGGTTAACATAGAGAAGTTCCAGCAGATTCCGTTgctcgtcccatagactcaattctatgcacaggcggattccgccggaAGAATTGACAGTCAGTTCTTTCGGTGGATGGCGGAATTCGCCCCCTCCCATAGAatttgagtctatgggacgggcggggATGAGAGCCTGAATCTGCTGGAACTTCTCTGTGTGGATTCATCAGCATGAACCCACCTTTAGGCCAGTGTCATAGGTACCATATTGCAACAGATCTTGCGATTGCGAGTTCCACAGTGATACTCTAGTGTCATTCCCTGTGGCTCAGCATTCTCGCAATGGATTTTCATTCTGCCCCTACCCACTTAACCCACCAGCTGCCGGACTAATACATTACCCGTCCGCACTTCCTCCCTGATGTCACCCAGATTGgatgagcgggatgtcagggagccgagAATCCAGCTAGTGGGTTAAATAGGCTTAttttcgcagtggaatgaaaatacgTTGCACGAATGTAGAGCGATAAggaatgacactacagagtactcggtgtgaaatctgctgtgatacgctACACGTTAAActtgggtatattcacacattgCAGATCTGAAAATTTTCTGCAActtagcttaaagaggatgtaccgccaggtacatcccctttaatctgaacccacgaatcgaacggcgccgtcacggggaagctggtgccgcggtctgtttttcggactgtggcctggttcccgtgcacggcgccgttctatgcaacggaaccggacggtgctcaagcactggaggccggccgggccgcccccaatggtagggaattccctcccctgtatgacgcggctcccttagaatgataaagaaaacggaccacggcaccagcttccccgtgacagcgccgttcgatctgtgggttcagaataaagaggatgtacttgatggtacatactctttaaagagtcactgttatggcagttttttggaaaattGACACTGCAGTTTAGCaccaaagccagaagtgaatTCAAATGGAATAGAAAATATTAAGGGAGGATGTGTGCTTGTCTTTCCTGTTACATCCACTTCTGCTTTGGGCAAACCTGGCCAAAAAAACACATGTGCaaccagcctaagggtatgtgcacactgagtaatttagacGGAAAGTCAGTCGCGTAATCTGTCGCTCGCAGTGGCGGGCGAGTGGCTCTcctcctgtgtcatagactccattctatgcacgggcggattccttcctctgtccaaagaatgaacttgatcattctttggacagaggaaagaatccgcccgtgcatagaatggagtctatgacacaggaggAGAGCCGCGAGCAGGCGCGAGCCGACTGATTACGTGACGGACTTTCCGTCTAAactactcagtgtgcacataccctgacaaaGCATGCCTAAACTAAAAAGGTGTGGATAATCCATCTGAATTTTCAGATGTGTAAAAAGGAAGACAGATTAattgagcctttctctctgtctctgcaaGAGGGGATCCATAGATAGACAtactaggggaaaaaaaaaaaaaaggctctgaCCATTTTCTCCACATGAGAGCAATCGATGGTGGTGGTGTGTCTCTCAACAGATCAAAGCtttgaatgttatatatgtatgttttatatatatatataccattataATTTCAAAAAATACCTGGATGGTCGCGGTCTAAATACTCCATCAACATTCAAACACTTTTcctgctcccggcatgatattgataacATCATGCCGCATAGGAAAAGACTACACGACAGGGCTTCTCCATCTGTGTTtcacggaatgtgggaataagtGTTCAGCCCAGTAAGGTTACATATTCATAGGTCTaaactttacatttttttattttttttctactcatCACAAACTACAGCAGTAGTCATGATAATGTTCagatttattataaaatataaaaaaaaattactgtattaGTAACACAATCACTGATGGCAAAGATTGGTGGAGAATTACAATTTTCAGATCTGCTCcttttgtaaagtgcaaatttgagTTTAAAATGTAGTTGAATCTCAGGCCCGGTGCTGGGAGGAGGGCTCTGATAACACAGGGAGGAAGGATTTTGGCTGGTACAGCGACTGCTTTGTGTTTCTTCTCCTTTGCAGTTAAAGGCACAGTTTGCATTGGGTTAACAGACTGAGTTCAGAATCCTCCTCCTTTTCTCTCTAGGGAAGGTAAGTGATATGGCTTCATCATCGACTTCCCATGCTGGTGGATGTCAAACTGTTAACACATGAAGTAGAAGATTACAGCCTTGTGTTATTCCTGACCGATGCTACAATCAAAACAACCGAAGAGACTGACTTTACCTTGGTGTCTATATACTTCACGCTTGGGATGATGGGAAGTTTTCCGCCATTTACCGGAGTAGGGAAAACGGACTGAAACTTAAGTGTGGAGAAGGGTACAGTCTTTGAGGCCCCTGGTACATTAAGTTTTGGCAGCTCCATTGGGAAGGTAGGTCTATGGTGCTGAAAACCAAGTTCTGGTAGCGGCTTCAAGCCCtgcttaaaaaataaaagttagacTTGCAAATGTATTGAAAAGATTGTGTCCATTTACATGATTGTGAATGGGACCCCCACAATTGGCTGTGTACTGCAATCACTGTGTCActattttcaagatctctgcttgctgtcagacaGTACACAAAAATTTGTCCTCATATTGTATACATTGAATTCAATAATACAGCATTATGCATTAAGCTCTATGTATTTCTGCTATTGTTTTCCAAGATTGATAAccatccaaaagaaaaaaaaaaacagttaacatcTTGGCTGTTTCCTTACACAGCACACCTTGGGTGCACATACGTAGTCCTgtctggatggatggatggatgggtaaatatagactaggattgtgagccctaattgtGAATGAGTAGAGTGATGACAGTCCATGTAAAACGCTACCGGATAATTTGTCTTTACAAAACAATAGAGGCCACTTTCACTTATATTTAGCCAGATATACCCCCTGATTTTAAACCACTTGTAGTTAGTTGTTTCCCTCATAGCCAGAGATTACTTATTGGTTGGCTATCTATGCTCCAGCCAATCACGACTAAAAGATATCACGGCCATGAATGGCCAGCTAGCGCcatatcagccaatcagctgtagATGGGAGGGACAGCTGGGTGCAAGCCCAGTGGCACGATGTGTCTTCTGTGTACGGGAACAATCACATCCCCGTGCTCTGTAAGATCAACGTAAGCGTGGAGTGAACCTAATAGGATCTCATTGGGCATGCATTCTGGGTACAGGACATAGCTGAGCCCCTCAATGCTGACATCACCGTACTCTGCGATCTACCAGGACAGCCCACAAAGGAAAGATAAGtctattaggaaagggttaatctTGGTTAACCTTTTCTATTTCTTGAGAAAGAAATGGTGCCCCAATCGAACCTGTACCCACTGACTAACCCCTCCAAACTACTGGTACCGTGCCTTAGATGAGGTGAAGTCCTCCTTGAATGTATTTTCCAGAATTCTGTTGGTGCTGTcttttgggtgaataaatcatcttTTATTTCTCACTAGTAGTGTCAATAAGTTGGGGCCTAGGCCTACACTGCCTCTGTGGTGATATTCTGAACCCCCTGAATTCTTGTAGCATCCCCAGGCCAGATCTCTGGTCTCCAAGGCTTACTTCTTCAGTTGCCCATGCGCCGTAGTGATCCTAGACGGCACAGATACAGTGACCCAGCCTGGCTTCACGTTCCACACTACCGTGTCATTGTGCTGTGCCATCTAGGATCACTGCAGTGCATACAAGATTGAAGAAATGAGCATTAGAGACCAGAGATGTGGCCAAGGGACTGTACGCGAATCCATAGACAATTTTTTAGCCAAAAGACTGCCCCAGCAAAGTTTTGGAAAAAACATCCGGGGAAGACTTCACCTCATCTAAGGATcaactatccacaggatagaagtTAAGTATCTGATAAGTGGGAATCTGACTACTGGGATCCCATCCATCATTTAATAAAACAGAGGTCCCTTAGCCTCAGTGTGAATGAAGTGGCAGAGTGCACGCCTgaccacagctccattcacttgctaTAGGACTGCTGGAGATACTGTATTAATCTATTGTTGACGTCTAGTAGTGAGTGaagcatgtgtgctgctgctataATTACTCGAGGCAATGGACCTCCATTCTTGTGACAAGTGGTCAGACCTCAGATACTTGTGCCCTATTCTGTAGTTATAATCTTGGCGTAAGACATGCCCATTTTATAGTGATACAAAAAGGTAAAAATTTACCTGCCTTCGCCCCTGTCCTGCAATCCGCATGAGATAATTCATTGAGGCTGCAGTGTTGGACTTCTCAGATAGTCCTATCTTACGAGGTAGGGAATGCTTCTCTAATGTCCTGAAAATAGAGGAGTCAGACTACAACAGGTACTGAAATGACAGAACACACTAATCCACCAATATACTCTACCTGGGCTCTTCAAAATAGGGGTGCTGGAGGGTTTTACCGGCACTGAGCCTGTCATCAGGATCGTATTCCAACATGGCGGTGATCAGATCAATGCCATCAAGTGAGATGCCAGGTAACAGTTGTCTGATCCCGCTCCCCTTCTTGGGTGGAAAATCAAAATTCATAGCTCTTGACCTGTATATGAGAaacattaatattttttattcctTTCCTGCCAGCACAGTGATATTCCAGGGCTTAGCCGACTCCTGTCTTACTGGTTGCTATGGATGAAATTATACACTTCCTATATCATGTCAGACAAGACTCTCTTAGCAACCAATCTCACAATACTGTTCATATTCTGTGACTGTATTGGAAGTAACCGTAATCTGTTGACAGGCCCAGCAGAACCGACAGGAAAAATAGTAATGCAAGCAGTGCTATTGTTCCTATTATAATTGATGGACCCCcagtataagggtccatttacacagaaagattatctgacattatctgccaaagatttgaagccaaagccagaaacagactataaacagagatcaggtcataaaagacttttcaaatccattcctggctttggcttcaaatctttggcagataatctgtaaaataatctttctgtgtaaagggaccctaatggtgcgtttacacaggcagatttatctgacagattttggaagccaaagccaggaatggatttgaagagaggagaaatctcagtctttccttttatgacctcttctctgtttatagtctgttcctggctttggcttcaaagatctgtcagataaatctgtgtaaacgcacaataaGTCAAAAAGGTACAAATGGTATCCATTATGCAAATAATCATTGTGATACATACAGATTCACCTCTATAAACGGAAGAGGGGAGATCTACAGTTGGAATGGTGCATATTTCTTTCTCCTTTTCCATATGGAACATTTCTGCTACATGTGGATGGTGTCAACAAAACCCCATTCATATGCACTGTATTATAATGAGAggtgcttacctctccccgtgcatCATAGGCCCCGGGACCCCTGGGGAAAATgtccaacccggctgatggattgcccgcttagccaatcagcgactgcagcggtgtcccaccccagtcactggctgagcgggcagtccaaaACTGGGTTTTGGCGTCTAGTGCTGCAACAGCACATGGAAAGGTGAGTTGTGATTGTTTATAATGTTCCCAGGTGCCCctgccagataaaaaaaaaaaaaattcaaatcgccagacttgtcctttaatggcTTTAATaacctgaaaggggttatccagcactacaaaaacaaggccactttcctccagagacagcactactcttgtctccagtttgggtggagttttgcaattcagtttcattgaagtgaatggagcttaattgcaaaccgcacctgaactggagacaagattcatgttgtctctggaagaaagtggccctgtttttctaaccccttgaAGAATATGAATGTATTAGGGGACCCAGGTAAATACAATTCTTGCCTATAAATTTATGTACGGATCTACAGGGCAAATGTGCATTAATTGTATTCAATAATGGAAGGGATGTGAGATATGGAGCTCACAGGTTATAGGGTAAAAGTTTCTTACTGTTTAAACTTCCGCAGCACGGCCGAGGCTGGTGTGCCCAGGATGTCATGGATTTTGGATATCTGGTCTAGTTCATTCAAGCCAGGGAAGAGAGGATGAaggctgaaaaaaaaatccagagcGTGAGCAGCTGCCATTTATGGTGTTATTTTTACTGGGGAATGTAGTCACGCTTGTGTTCACAGTTCTCTGCAGGGAGAGCGTTTCTGTTGACACAGACAAATGGGAATGCTGATGCTAGGGTTGATACGCTGTGCTGGCATAAGCTGTCTGTACAAAGGCCAGCACTGGTTAAAGAGCCCAGGGAGTATGCACTTTAGTGAGTTACACTCTGCCAGGGTGAACAAGGTAGGTCAGGAACTGTGACCCAGTATCGTACTGATGCCAACATTAACATACTAACTCGTTTGCTGAAATCCCAGTAACACAGCGCTCTGTAACCTGTGGCACTACAATGCCGAGTATGACCAGagagcagctggagagccgcaggcaAGGAGATCACTGTCGCCCCTGTAACCCACCTGCCTAATCTTCCTTTTCTGGGACAGCAAGATTAGTGCTAACACCATCTGGCTGTTTAAACCCCTGTATTCCATAGTGATGTCAGTATTTAAGCAATTAGAGGGTGCCAGACCATTGGGTACCTGGAGATGTGATTGTGGGGTACCAATCAGTCAACATGGATTTACTTCCCCTGGTCCTCTATTTCTGAACAGCTATTAGGCCATGAGGCGGGGTCAAACAGTGTGCCTTTATACAGAGGTATTATAGGACTAATCACATGATCCAGTTCCCTAGTGAtactaaaaaaaagtttaattgaTGTATCACCGGATCTACCAGCTAAAGGGGAGTCCTCAGCTGTGGACTCCCCATCTATGacactgacaggggtaacaagtTTTACCATGTGTTACAAATATGCCCTATAACATGTTCTATATGAGGGGGCATCTGAACTATAACACAACCATGGTCCAGGGGCTGATGTGACTAGAGTTTGCAGATGTGGGGTGTCCTATGTGTCACTGTGAAGCACAATGTGAGATTACTGTGTCTTTACCTGCAGACTTCATAGAAAACACAGCCGGCGCTCCACAGGTCCATTTTGTAAGTGTAGTATCCGTCTGTCAGGAGACATTCTGGGGCTCGATACCAGCGGGTAGAGATATACTCCGTGTATGGCTGCTTGGAGAAAACACTACGACACGAACCAAAGTCTGCGAGTTTTAGGACATCTTGCTAGAAAAATAAGATTCACATAAACTGAAATCTACTACTATGCCCACCAATAAGATACTGATTATACAgtaagtagtgttgagtggacttgctggACTGTTTGGGTTCaccaatgttctccaaacccgaatccTTGGCATTTCACTCCtgacggctggagaagttggatgccgccctaggatcCTGGAAAccatgcatacagccataggctgcattcatGTTTTTCTTGCAGCACTAGGGcatcatccaacttctccagccgtcaggagtcaaatgccaaggattcgggtttggagaacattggtGAACCTCAACAGTCCAGCAAGTCAGTCGTCATCCTCAAGAACTGACTGATCCATTGACCCAAGATAATCCATGTTATTCCTTTCACCTGTCACTTGCTTTATGGTCACAGCTGACTGATGAGTAAATTAGAAGGATAGACTaaacacatatacatatgtaTTAGAGATGTCTTACCTTTATTAGAATATTCTCTGGTTTTACATCACGGTGAAAAATTCCATTTCTGTTCcattttagaagaaaaaaaaaaaattgaaaatatatTATGAAATGGCAGAAAAACGTATCTACCTTTGGTCAAAGAAGTTCCCTGTAGATAGCTGTCATTGCTGTTCAGGGGCTTATGGAAAACAGGTTTATCATTCAGGTCAATGGGAGCTATGGGTATCCTTtacaacacaggtgtcaaacatacagctctccagctgttgcaaaactacaattcccattatgcttagctttggctgtccaagcatgatgggaattgtagttttgcaacagctggagggccacatgtTTGACACATGTTTTGTAGTGGATAGGAAGTTATATTCAGCACTAATTCACATGGATCGGAAACATTTCAATACATAATGATGATGACATGGGGATCTGGAGCCACATTTGCAGCCTGTGGCATGCTTGGAGTTATTATTTtcacaacagctgtagagccacagGTATCCACTTCTCTGGGATGGGAACGATCATATGTTTTTCCTCAGGCTAGAAGAGGCAGGTGTGAGGAGTGCAGGGTTAACAGGTTACTCAGGTTATACAATAAGGGATGTGATCATCAGAGAGGACAAAGAGTACAGCACATGACAATAAACCCTTCCGTCCGCCTGGGCTAAGCCAcctgtgtatatgctccagagaTTTACACAGCTGGTACATGTAATTCCTGATCTTAGTCTCCGGCAGGGGCTGTCTTCTCTCTGCAAAGAAAACAGGGTAATTCAGTGTAAGGAAGACACCCCCTATCCATACACCCTACATCACAGAGTACCCCACTTGAGACCCCCCATCTAGGATAATACTAAGACAAAAGGCATCCAGTACAAATATTCCTATATCATCAGCAGCACGAATCCCATCCTGAGAGTTTGCTACAATCTATTAGTCAAGTAAAATCTATCTTTTGGCAGTCCAGACGGTGGAAATGTATTGACATAAACTGGTAGTGTGCTTCACCATTTGCTTTTATATTAAACACAGCGTCACCCTTGTCCATGGGGAGTGCCCAGTAGTTCACAAAACCAGAGagtcccagaga encodes:
- the MOK gene encoding MAPK/MAK/MRK overlapping kinase isoform X1, yielding MNRYKTIQKIGEGTFSEVVKTQSLKDGQYYACKKMKQLYKSIEQVNNVREIQALRRLSPHPNILMLHEVLYDRKSGCLALICELMDMNIYELIRERRQPLPETKIRNYMYQLCKSLEHIHRNGIFHRDVKPENILIKQDVLKLADFGSCRSVFSKQPYTEYISTRWYRAPECLLTDGYYTYKMDLWSAGCVFYEVCSLHPLFPGLNELDQISKIHDILGTPASAVLRKFKQSRAMNFDFPPKKGSGIRQLLPGISLDGIDLITAMLEYDPDDRLSAGKTLQHPYFEEPRTLEKHSLPRKIGLSEKSNTAASMNYLMRIAGQGRRQQGLKPLPELGFQHHRPTFPMELPKLNVPGASKTVPFSTLKFQSVFPTPVNGGKLPIIPSVKYIDTKFDIHQHGKSMMKPYHLPSLERKGGGF
- the MOK gene encoding MAPK/MAK/MRK overlapping kinase isoform X2, yielding MNRYKTIQKIGEGTFSEVVKTQSLKDGQYYACKKMKQLYKSIEQVNNVREIQALRRLSPHPNILMLHEVLYDRKSGCLALICELMDMNIYELIRERRQPLPETKIRNYMYQLCKSLEHIHRNGIFHRDVKPENILIKQDVLKLADFGSCRSVFSKQPYTEYISTRWYRAPECLLTDGYYTYKMDLWSAGCVFYEVCSLHPLFPGLNELDQISKIHDILGTPASAVLRKFKQSRAMNFDFPPKKGSGIRQLLPGISLDGIDLITAMLEYDPDDRLSAGKTLQHPYFEEPRTLEKHSLPRKIGLSEKSNTAASMNYLMRIAGQGRRQGLKPLPELGFQHHRPTFPMELPKLNVPGASKTVPFSTLKFQSVFPTPVNGGKLPIIPSVKYIDTKFDIHQHGKSMMKPYHLPSLERKGGGF